In Notamacropus eugenii isolate mMacEug1 chromosome 1, mMacEug1.pri_v2, whole genome shotgun sequence, one genomic interval encodes:
- the KCNS3 gene encoding delayed-rectifier potassium channel regulatory subunit KCNS3 produces the protein MVFGEFFHSPGQDEELVNLNVGGFRQSVGQSTLLRFPHTRLGRLLTCHSEEAILELCDDYSVAEKEYYFDRNPSLFRYVLNFYYTGKLHVMEELCVFSFSQEIEYWGINELFIDSCCSNRYQERKDDNPSKDWDQKSNDVSTDSSFEESSIFEKELEKFDTMRFGNLRKKIWIRMENPASCLSAKLIAVSSLSVVLASIVAMCVHSMAEFQRTEDGVENPILEAVEITCIIWFTGELAIRLVAAPCQKKFWKSPLNIIDFVSIIPFYATLAVDTKDEDSEDIENVGKVVQILRLMRIFRILKLARHSVGLRSLGATLRHSYHEVGLLLLFLSVGISIFSVLVYSVEKDDPQSGLTSIPICWWWATISMTTVGYGDTHPVTLPGKLLGSTCIICGILVVALPITIIFNKFSKYYQKQKDVDVDHGSDEPPEGCNELPYFNIRDIYAKRVHSFISSLSSAGIVVSEQDSTDASSIDEAEEVYDAGSLENDTVK, from the coding sequence ATGGTTTTTGGTGAGTTTTTCCACAGCCCTGGACAAGACGAGGAACTGGTTAACCTAAATGTTGGGGGCTTCAGGCAGTCTGTTGGCCAGAGCACCCTCCTACGCTTTCCTCACACCAGACTGGGGCGCTTACTCACTTGCCACTCAGAGGAGGCCATCCTGGAGCTCTGTGATGACTACAGTGTGGCGGAGAAGGAGTATTACTTTGACCGAAACCCCTCCTTGTTCCGCTATGTCTTGAACTTTTACTATACGGGCAAGCTTCACGTCATGGAGGAGCTGTGCGTCTTTTCCTTCAGCCAGGAAATTGAATACTGGGGCATTAACGAGCTCTTCATTGACTCCTGCTGCAGCAACCGGTACCAAGAACGGAAAGATGATAATCCCAGTAAGGACTGGGACCAGAAGAGCAATGATGTGAGCACAGACTCTTCCTTTGAAGAGTCCTCCATCTTTGAGAAGGAGCTGGAGAAGTTTGACACGATGCGCTTTGGCAACCTCAGGAAGAAGATTTGGATCAGGATGGAAAACCCTGCATCTTGCTTGTCAGCCAAGCTCATCGCTGTCTCCTCCTTGAGTGTTGTGTTGGCGTCCATTGTGGCGATGTGTGTCCACAGCATGGCAGAGTTCCAGAGAACAGAGGATGGGGTGGAAAACCCCATTTTGGAAGCAGTGGAAATCACATGTATCATCTGGTTTACTGGTGAATTAGCAATAAGACTGGTTGCTGCCCCTTGCCAAAAGAAGTTCTGGAAGAGCCCTCTGAACATCATTGACTTTGTCTCCATCATCCCCTTCTATGCCACATTGGCTGTGGATACCAAAGATGAGGACAGTGAAGATATTGAGAATGTGGGGAAGGTGGTTCAGATCCTGAGGCTCATGAGAATATTTCGCATCCTGAAGCTGGCCCGGCATTCAGTTGGGCTTCGGTCTCTTGGTGCCACATTGAGACACAGCTATCATGAGGTTGGgctgctcctcctcttcctgtctGTGGGGATTTCCATCTTTTCTGTGCTTGTCTACTCTGTGGAAAAAGATGATCCTCAGTCGGGGCTTACCAGCATCCCTATCTGCTGGTGGTGGGCTACCATCAGCATGACCACCGTGGGCTATGGAGATACCCATCCTGTCACATTGCCTGGAAAGCTCCTTGGGAGCACCTGCATCATCTGTGGCATCCTGGTGGTGGCCCTTCCCATCACAATTATTTTCAACAAGTTTTCCAAGTATTATCAGAAACAGAAGGATGTTGATGTGGACCATGGCAGTGATGAGCCACCTGAGGGATGCAATGAGCTACCATACTTCAACATTAGGGACATTTATGCTAAACGAGTACATTCCTTTATTTCTAGCCTTTCTTCTGCAGGGATTGTAGTGAGCGAACAAGACTCCACAGATGCGTCCAGTATTGATGAGGCAGAGGAAGTTTATGACGCTGGATCCTTAGAGAATGACACAGTGAAGTGA